One window of Cohnella hashimotonis genomic DNA carries:
- a CDS encoding acyl-CoA thioesterase, which yields MENKYVKETRCVKTSRVFPTDVNNHETLFGGKLMSHIDDIASISASKLCRVTAVTASTDSVDFLLPIRQTDSVSLEAFVSWTGKRSMEVFVKVIREDLRTGERRIAATSFLTFVGLGEDNRPVPVPQVIPETDEEKKLFETAEHRKEMRGIRREQSKAFADFLLTKYPWE from the coding sequence ATGGAGAACAAATACGTCAAGGAAACCCGCTGCGTCAAAACCTCAAGAGTATTCCCCACCGACGTCAACAATCACGAAACGCTGTTCGGCGGCAAGCTGATGTCCCATATCGACGATATCGCATCGATCTCCGCATCCAAGCTGTGCCGGGTCACCGCGGTTACGGCCTCGACGGATTCGGTCGACTTTTTGCTTCCGATCCGGCAGACGGATTCGGTATCGCTAGAAGCCTTCGTGTCGTGGACGGGCAAGCGATCCATGGAGGTGTTCGTCAAAGTGATCCGAGAGGATCTCCGCACGGGAGAGCGCAGGATCGCCGCGACGTCGTTCCTCACGTTCGTGGGCCTCGGCGAGGACAATCGGCCCGTGCCCGTGCCGCAGGTCATCCCGGAGACGGACGAGGAGAAAAAGCTGTTCGAAACCGCGGAGCACCGGAAAGAGATGCGCGGCATTCGGCGGGAGCAGAGTAAGGCGTTCGCGGATTTTTTGCTGACGAAGTACCCTTGGGAGTAA
- a CDS encoding sugar phosphate isomerase/epimerase family protein: MSVGILAHLLGTLPYAQLAEKVAEHRFSYVQLALSKAIADIDFSLGKLSPGLASEIGGAFADNGVRIAVLGCYASLIDLNEDNYRYNVDRFKEHLRHARHFGAPVVATEVGVPQDPSRLAQHAALLDRALEELVEEAERWGAVIGLEAAQGHLIDSPETLAAAIERFPSSCVGVVLDPCNLLGGHNLDDQDRVVDEAFRLLGPRIVSTHAKDLVRVEGGGVQETAAGLGQLHYARFWEKLEAQKPRGFVTLEAVTVPQMEAAASFVREGRASARRG, encoded by the coding sequence ATGTCAGTCGGAATATTGGCGCATCTCCTCGGTACGCTCCCTTACGCGCAATTGGCCGAAAAGGTGGCCGAGCACCGATTCTCTTACGTGCAGCTGGCGTTGTCCAAAGCGATCGCCGACATCGATTTTTCCCTCGGCAAGCTCAGCCCCGGACTCGCGAGCGAGATCGGAGGCGCGTTCGCGGACAACGGCGTGCGAATCGCCGTGCTCGGCTGCTACGCCAGCCTGATCGATCTGAACGAAGATAACTATCGCTACAACGTAGATCGATTCAAAGAACATCTGCGTCACGCGCGGCATTTCGGAGCGCCCGTCGTCGCGACCGAAGTCGGCGTGCCTCAGGATCCGAGCCGTCTTGCGCAGCACGCGGCGCTGCTCGACCGCGCGCTCGAGGAGCTCGTCGAGGAAGCCGAGCGCTGGGGTGCCGTCATCGGACTCGAAGCGGCGCAAGGCCACCTGATCGACTCGCCGGAGACGCTGGCGGCCGCCATCGAGCGCTTCCCGTCGTCGTGCGTCGGGGTCGTCCTCGACCCATGCAACCTGCTCGGCGGCCACAACCTGGACGATCAGGACCGGGTCGTCGACGAGGCGTTTCGGCTGCTCGGACCGCGAATCGTCAGTACCCATGCCAAGGATCTGGTTCGCGTCGAAGGCGGCGGCGTCCAAGAGACGGCGGCCGGGCTCGGACAGCTCCATTATGCCCGCTTCTGGGAGAAGCTCGAGGCGCAGAAGCCACGCGGTTTCGTCACGCTGGAAGCCGTCACGGTGCCGCAAATGGAAGCTGCGGCGAGCTTCGTGCGGGAAGGGCGGGCGTCGGCTCGCAGGGGTTAA
- a CDS encoding MATE family efflux transporter encodes MRPLQLKARTHAYLDKRLTGSSMDYRKVIALFIPILIDQAFIVGLNLVNTAMISSSGVAAVGAVSTVDSLNIFLINVFVAVATGGTVVVAQYKGSGNDSMISKAAAGTVASVALLSLGIGLLVAALHAPVLQVLFGRASADVLDHARVYLVGSCASYLGIGVVQAVCGAMRGIGRSRVSLILSLIMNLLYVALNFIFINALDMGVLGMTIAVNIARYTAAACALFYILRIDTSLRLRLVQLVRVPWDMLKKIMTIGVPFAAEQMFFNGGKMLTQVFIVSMGTYALAANAISGTIAMVYQIPAGAMSLTIVTVVGQCIGGRNVGDARKFIKSFIWLSSCSFVVMTAILMPLFHPLVSLFHPPADIVDDIFWLTLINAIAQIPLWSISFILPAGLRAAGDARFTSIASMLSMWLFRIVLGYVLGITLGFGIIGVWLAMNCEWGVRGILFLKRFRGDRWYAKKLI; translated from the coding sequence GTGAGACCGCTTCAGCTCAAGGCGCGGACGCACGCTTATCTGGACAAGCGTTTGACCGGGTCGTCCATGGACTACCGCAAAGTGATCGCGTTGTTCATCCCGATCCTGATCGACCAGGCCTTTATCGTAGGTCTCAACCTCGTCAACACCGCCATGATCAGCTCGTCCGGCGTCGCGGCGGTCGGCGCGGTCAGCACCGTCGATTCGCTGAACATTTTCCTGATTAACGTCTTCGTCGCCGTAGCGACCGGGGGGACGGTCGTCGTCGCGCAGTACAAGGGCAGCGGCAACGACAGCATGATCTCCAAGGCCGCAGCGGGCACGGTCGCCTCGGTCGCGCTGCTGTCGCTCGGCATCGGCCTGTTGGTGGCGGCCCTGCATGCGCCCGTGCTTCAAGTGCTGTTCGGCAGGGCGTCTGCCGACGTGCTGGACCACGCCCGCGTGTATCTGGTCGGCAGCTGCGCCTCCTATCTCGGAATCGGCGTCGTGCAAGCCGTGTGCGGCGCGATGCGGGGAATTGGGCGTTCCAGGGTGTCGCTGATCCTCTCGCTGATCATGAATCTGCTGTACGTGGCACTTAACTTCATTTTTATCAATGCGCTCGACATGGGCGTGCTCGGCATGACGATCGCGGTCAACATTGCGCGTTATACGGCCGCCGCGTGCGCGCTGTTCTACATCTTGCGGATCGATACTTCGCTGCGCTTGCGTCTGGTGCAGCTCGTCCGCGTGCCGTGGGATATGCTGAAGAAGATCATGACGATCGGCGTGCCGTTCGCGGCGGAGCAGATGTTTTTTAACGGCGGGAAAATGCTTACCCAGGTGTTCATCGTCAGCATGGGTACGTACGCGCTCGCGGCGAATGCCATCAGCGGAACGATTGCCATGGTGTATCAGATCCCGGCCGGCGCGATGTCGCTGACGATCGTCACCGTCGTGGGCCAGTGCATCGGCGGACGCAACGTCGGGGATGCACGCAAGTTCATCAAGTCGTTTATCTGGTTGTCCTCCTGCTCGTTCGTTGTGATGACCGCCATTTTGATGCCGCTTTTCCATCCGCTGGTGAGCCTGTTCCATCCGCCGGCCGACATCGTGGACGACATCTTCTGGCTGACGCTGATCAATGCGATCGCGCAAATCCCGCTCTGGTCGATCAGCTTCATTCTGCCAGCCGGGCTGCGGGCGGCCGGGGACGCGCGCTTCACCTCGATCGCGTCGATGCTGTCCATGTGGCTGTTTCGGATCGTGCTCGGCTACGTGCTGGGGATCACGCTCGGGTTTGGCATCATTGGCGTATGGCTGGCGATGAACTGCGAATGGGGCGTGCGGGGCATCCTGTTCCTGAAGCGGTTCCGCGGGGACCGGTGGTATGCGAAGAAGCTGATTTGA
- a CDS encoding cold-shock protein, with protein MNYSWNKPLDNLPEEMTTIWSCTKDGCKGWIRDNFSFEDVPTCMICKSVMDRSEKVLPILISSDHELKQHRKNQRKAAQ; from the coding sequence TTGAATTATTCCTGGAATAAACCGTTGGACAATTTACCCGAAGAAATGACGACGATCTGGTCCTGCACGAAAGACGGCTGCAAGGGATGGATCCGGGACAACTTTTCGTTCGAGGACGTGCCTACGTGCATGATCTGCAAGTCGGTCATGGACCGCAGCGAAAAGGTGCTGCCGATCCTGATCTCCTCGGACCATGAGCTCAAGCAGCATCGGAAAAACCAGCGGAAAGCGGCGCAGTAG
- a CDS encoding cold-shock protein — protein MQTGTVKWFNAEKGFGFIEVEGGEDVFVHFSAITGEGFKSLDEGQRVEFNVVQGNRGQQAENVVKL, from the coding sequence ATGCAAACAGGAACAGTGAAATGGTTTAACGCAGAAAAAGGATTCGGATTTATCGAGGTTGAGGGCGGCGAAGACGTATTCGTGCACTTCAGCGCGATTACGGGCGAGGGCTTCAAGTCGCTGGACGAAGGCCAACGCGTCGAATTCAATGTAGTCCAAGGCAATCGCGGCCAGCAAGCCGAGAACGTAGTAAAACTGTAA
- a CDS encoding glycoside hydrolase family 43 protein translates to MKINNPIVPGWYADPEARTYEGRHWIFATRSFTEYTMQMNLDAFSSDDLVHWDKHEGIVDMADFPWVWRAVWAPTHIEHRGRYYLVFASNDIQSNEEIGGLEIAVADRPEGPYRGYLGKPLVDKFIHRAQPIDAHLFKDDNGTVYLYYGGWGHCNVARMNEEMTGFVPLTGGDDEVFRSITPEGYVEGPCMIKKDGLYYLMWSMGGWTNGTYRVAYGVSDSPLGPFQNEGTILERQEPIAEGPGHHGYLHLPETDEWLIVYHRRTIGDTEPGNRRLCIDRLQIGNGRIEPVVMTDSWER, encoded by the coding sequence ATGAAAATAAACAATCCGATCGTGCCAGGCTGGTATGCAGACCCCGAGGCAAGGACGTATGAAGGAAGGCATTGGATTTTCGCGACACGCTCCTTCACGGAATACACGATGCAGATGAATCTGGACGCGTTCAGCTCCGACGATCTGGTCCACTGGGACAAACACGAAGGTATCGTAGACATGGCGGATTTCCCCTGGGTATGGAGAGCGGTCTGGGCGCCGACGCATATCGAGCACCGGGGACGATATTACCTCGTATTCGCGTCGAACGATATCCAGTCGAACGAGGAGATCGGGGGCTTGGAGATTGCCGTGGCCGATCGTCCCGAGGGACCGTATCGAGGCTATCTCGGGAAGCCGTTGGTGGACAAGTTCATTCATCGGGCGCAGCCGATAGATGCGCACCTGTTCAAGGACGACAACGGAACCGTCTATCTGTATTACGGCGGCTGGGGTCACTGCAACGTCGCGCGGATGAACGAGGAGATGACCGGTTTCGTTCCTTTGACGGGCGGGGACGATGAAGTGTTCCGTTCCATCACGCCGGAGGGATACGTGGAAGGCCCCTGCATGATCAAGAAGGACGGGCTTTATTACCTGATGTGGTCCATGGGCGGATGGACGAACGGCACGTATCGCGTAGCGTACGGCGTGAGTGATAGTCCGCTCGGTCCGTTCCAGAATGAGGGCACGATACTGGAAAGGCAGGAGCCGATCGCGGAGGGGCCTGGTCACCACGGCTACCTGCACCTGCCGGAGACGGACGAATGGCTGATCGTATACCATCGCCGGACGATCGGAGATACGGAGCCGGGGAATCGCCGATTATGCATCGATCGCTTGCAGATCGGCAATGGCAGAATCGAACCGGTCGTCATGACCGATTCGTGGGAGCGTTGA
- a CDS encoding 5'-nucleotidase, with protein MPFPIEEKFVVAVASSALFDHEASDKVFKEKGEEEYRQYQHAHEDEVLRPGVAFPLIKRLLMINGEAPDDQPVEVVLLSRNDPDTGLRVFKSIQHYGLPITRAAFVAGRNPFTYMDAFNASLFLSADPDEVRSAIRVGLPAAQVFPTGFVDDDQEQELRIAFDFDGIIADDSAEGIYQAQGMQGFHESERLKAGEALPPGPLFRFFSELARLQQREWDKKKRDPDYSPRVRIAIVTARNAPAHERVVTTLRAAGIRVDDAFFLGGIEKARVLKVFRPHIFIDDQVGHIEGVSGYYPTAHVPFGAINSAAST; from the coding sequence ATGCCATTTCCCATTGAAGAAAAGTTCGTCGTCGCAGTCGCATCCAGCGCGCTATTCGACCATGAAGCGTCGGACAAGGTGTTCAAGGAAAAGGGAGAGGAGGAGTATCGGCAGTACCAGCATGCGCACGAGGACGAGGTCTTGCGCCCCGGCGTCGCCTTCCCGCTGATCAAGCGTCTGCTCATGATCAACGGCGAGGCGCCGGACGACCAGCCGGTCGAGGTCGTGCTGCTGTCGCGCAACGATCCGGATACGGGACTGCGCGTGTTCAAGTCGATCCAGCATTACGGCCTGCCGATCACGCGCGCCGCGTTCGTCGCCGGACGCAATCCGTTTACGTATATGGACGCGTTCAACGCGTCGTTGTTTCTCTCGGCCGATCCCGACGAAGTGCGCTCGGCGATCCGGGTGGGGCTGCCTGCGGCGCAGGTGTTCCCGACCGGTTTCGTAGACGACGACCAGGAGCAGGAATTGCGCATCGCCTTCGACTTCGACGGCATTATCGCGGACGATTCCGCTGAAGGCATCTATCAGGCGCAAGGCATGCAGGGTTTCCATGAGAGCGAGCGGTTGAAGGCGGGCGAGGCGCTGCCGCCGGGACCGCTCTTCCGGTTTTTTAGCGAGCTGGCCCGTCTTCAGCAGCGGGAATGGGATAAGAAAAAGAGAGATCCGGACTACTCGCCGCGCGTCCGGATCGCCATTGTGACGGCGAGGAACGCGCCGGCTCACGAACGCGTCGTCACGACGCTTCGGGCTGCGGGCATTCGGGTCGACGACGCCTTTTTCCTGGGCGGCATCGAGAAGGCGCGCGTGCTCAAGGTGTTCCGGCCGCATATTTTTATCGACGATCAGGTCGGCCATATCGAAGGCGTGTCCGGCTATTATCCGACGGCGCACGTGCCGTTCGGGGCGATCAACAGCGCGGCATCCACGTAA
- a CDS encoding CapA family protein has product MTTITLAAVGDLLMKKNMIASAAREGGFSPIFSRVKPYLRQGDLTIGNLETTFSGIRFKGKAGKLLFSSPDAFAATLRSLGFDVLSTANNHCMDGTSAGLKRTLNVLDRHGLRHTGTSRSAKESRRKLIVNVKGIKIGVLAYTYGTNGIPVPQRWMVNRIVRSKMAADVRSLKRVADFIVVCLHFGKEFRSRPDRGQVRLMHQLFRNGVNVVLGAHPHVLHPIKMYKMKDRDGRVLNRVAASSLGNFVSTELPRHTARLRGTILKLTVTKNAKGIADVRKISRVPTRILQNVGPKRTYRVVPARNGD; this is encoded by the coding sequence ATGACAACCATCACGTTGGCTGCGGTCGGGGACTTGTTGATGAAAAAGAACATGATCGCCTCGGCCGCGCGAGAAGGCGGATTTTCGCCTATATTCTCAAGGGTGAAGCCTTACCTGCGTCAAGGAGACCTGACGATCGGCAATCTGGAGACGACCTTCTCCGGCATCCGGTTCAAAGGAAAGGCCGGAAAACTGCTGTTCAGCTCGCCGGACGCCTTCGCTGCTACGCTCCGAAGCCTCGGCTTCGACGTGCTGAGCACGGCCAACAACCATTGCATGGACGGGACATCGGCCGGATTGAAGCGAACGCTGAATGTCCTCGATCGGCACGGCCTGCGGCATACGGGCACGTCCCGTTCCGCGAAGGAATCCCGCCGGAAGCTTATCGTTAACGTAAAGGGAATCAAGATCGGCGTGTTGGCTTATACGTACGGGACCAACGGTATTCCAGTGCCGCAGCGCTGGATGGTCAACCGTATCGTACGCAGCAAAATGGCGGCGGACGTGCGCAGCTTAAAACGCGTTGCCGATTTTATCGTCGTATGCCTGCATTTCGGCAAAGAGTTCCGTTCGCGACCCGATCGGGGCCAGGTCCGCCTGATGCATCAATTGTTCCGAAATGGCGTGAACGTCGTGCTTGGCGCGCATCCCCACGTGCTGCATCCGATCAAAATGTACAAGATGAAGGACCGGGACGGACGGGTCCTGAATCGAGTAGCGGCTTCCTCCTTGGGCAACTTCGTATCGACCGAGCTGCCGCGGCATACGGCCAGGCTAAGAGGTACGATCTTGAAGCTGACCGTTACGAAAAACGCAAAAGGGATCGCGGACGTACGGAAAATATCTCGCGTGCCAACCCGTATTTTGCAAAATGTCGGTCCTAAACGGACGTATCGGGTGGTGCCGGCGAGAAACGGCGATTAA
- a CDS encoding metallophosphoesterase: MEMATRVHTIFMLVGSSECGKTTFAKEVMMPQLRLTDEERGLRTNVQYLSSDAIRQELLGYAYDKYEQLMLESSSHAFQLLFERLKLVTSFPINAEFVIVDTIGLAEDFRAKVREIARDNHYHLEVVLFDYRRRDDYYASERSKKLITAHLNRLRKDVLPVLSREGYDRIHKVRAKDFYFPEERRANPEYRIAAENWNEYAASVLPRDAEYIVIGDVHECVADLQGLLADFGYRFEDGRLVPTDKVRGAKVILVGDWIDKGKHTRDIVEFLHRNREHFLFVLGNHENFVLKYINGEIKGADAQLTDAYFDSIPELQTDEAMFGKFAELAEASRPFYRYVGGDGRSSFYVTHAPCRSVHIGKLDAESLRRQRNFRLDRALAAEDQLHFLREEATGNHPYHLFGHVAAKQAFRIKNKIHLDTGCAHGNLLTGVRMSFKLFFKSRKSQTDAFQEELPTLFREERKVKLLELDAESVRRLRYCARHRINYISGTMSPADKDQEAGELESLRKGLAYFAERGVGEVVLQPKYMGSRCNVYLHRDIEQCRAVSRNGYQVKAVDMQPIYERLLRKFGPYMSERGIVMLVLDGELLPWKALGEGLIERQFRPIGKALETELDFLKRHGFEKALGELVEAWENSGFEQDQHHATKEALNDKYGTHQYQTYKFVRGIRDTRVPLAQHEEAFEVYRRQLELYAGDGEIVYKPFALLKEIGENGDERLPEGKTSDNYRFVSDDEYMVLDLESPDVYADAEAFFSRLTVENGMEGIVIKPELEHPGTVPYMKVRNAGYLSIIYGYDYRFPHKYGKLIKQKNIAPKLRTSMNEHRLDKQMLAIKLADIEPENESFNQIAANLLFEVAREKEMDPRL, from the coding sequence ATGGAGATGGCGACGCGCGTGCATACGATATTTATGCTGGTCGGTTCAAGCGAATGCGGCAAGACGACGTTTGCAAAAGAAGTGATGATGCCGCAGCTTCGTCTGACGGATGAGGAGCGTGGCTTGCGGACCAATGTGCAGTATTTGTCCTCGGACGCCATCCGGCAGGAATTGCTCGGCTATGCTTACGACAAATACGAGCAGCTGATGCTGGAGTCGAGCTCGCATGCGTTTCAGCTGCTGTTCGAGCGCCTGAAGCTCGTCACTTCGTTTCCGATTAACGCCGAGTTCGTCATCGTCGATACGATCGGTCTGGCCGAGGATTTCCGCGCCAAGGTGCGTGAGATCGCCCGCGACAACCACTACCATCTGGAGGTCGTGCTGTTTGATTATCGCAGACGCGATGACTACTATGCCTCCGAGCGGTCGAAGAAGCTGATTACCGCGCATTTGAACCGGCTTCGCAAGGACGTGCTGCCCGTGCTGTCTCGCGAGGGCTACGACAGGATCCACAAGGTGCGGGCCAAGGATTTCTATTTCCCGGAGGAGCGGCGGGCCAACCCGGAATACCGGATCGCGGCGGAAAATTGGAACGAGTACGCGGCGTCGGTGCTGCCCAGAGATGCGGAATACATCGTAATCGGAGACGTCCACGAATGCGTTGCGGACTTGCAAGGACTGCTGGCGGACTTCGGCTATCGCTTCGAGGACGGGCGGCTCGTGCCGACGGATAAGGTACGGGGCGCGAAGGTGATTCTGGTCGGCGATTGGATCGACAAGGGCAAGCATACGCGGGACATCGTCGAGTTCCTGCATCGCAACCGGGAACATTTCTTGTTTGTGCTCGGCAACCATGAGAACTTCGTGCTGAAGTATATCAACGGGGAAATCAAAGGCGCCGACGCGCAGCTGACGGATGCGTATTTCGACTCCATTCCGGAATTGCAGACCGACGAGGCGATGTTCGGAAAATTCGCCGAGCTTGCGGAAGCGTCCCGCCCCTTCTACCGCTATGTCGGCGGCGATGGCAGATCCTCCTTTTATGTCACGCATGCCCCGTGCCGCAGCGTGCATATCGGGAAGCTCGACGCCGAATCGCTGCGCCGTCAGCGGAATTTCAGGCTCGACCGCGCGCTTGCTGCGGAAGATCAGCTGCATTTCCTGCGCGAGGAAGCGACGGGCAACCATCCGTACCACCTGTTCGGGCACGTCGCGGCGAAGCAGGCATTTCGGATTAAAAACAAAATTCATCTCGACACCGGCTGCGCGCACGGCAACCTGCTGACGGGCGTCCGGATGTCGTTCAAGCTGTTTTTCAAGAGCCGCAAATCGCAAACCGATGCCTTTCAAGAGGAGCTGCCGACGCTTTTCCGCGAGGAACGGAAGGTCAAGCTGCTGGAGCTGGATGCCGAATCGGTCCGCAGGCTGCGTTATTGCGCCCGTCATCGCATCAACTATATATCGGGCACGATGTCGCCCGCGGACAAGGACCAGGAGGCGGGCGAACTCGAATCACTGCGCAAAGGGCTCGCTTACTTCGCGGAGCGCGGCGTCGGCGAGGTCGTGCTGCAGCCGAAGTACATGGGCTCCAGATGCAATGTGTATTTGCATCGCGATATCGAGCAGTGCCGCGCGGTCAGCCGCAACGGCTATCAGGTCAAGGCCGTGGACATGCAGCCGATTTACGAGCGCTTGCTCCGGAAGTTCGGGCCGTATATGTCGGAGCGGGGGATCGTCATGCTGGTGCTGGACGGAGAGCTGCTGCCGTGGAAGGCGCTGGGCGAAGGGCTGATCGAACGGCAGTTCCGGCCGATCGGGAAGGCGCTCGAGACGGAGCTGGATTTTCTGAAACGGCACGGGTTCGAAAAGGCGCTGGGCGAGCTGGTGGAGGCCTGGGAGAACAGCGGGTTCGAGCAGGATCAGCATCACGCGACCAAGGAAGCGCTGAACGACAAATACGGCACGCATCAGTATCAGACGTACAAGTTCGTTCGCGGCATCCGGGACACGCGCGTGCCTCTGGCGCAGCACGAGGAAGCGTTCGAAGTGTACAGGCGCCAGCTCGAGCTGTATGCGGGAGATGGCGAGATCGTTTACAAGCCGTTTGCGCTGCTCAAGGAAATCGGCGAAAACGGCGACGAGCGGCTGCCTGAAGGCAAGACTTCGGACAACTATCGCTTCGTGTCTGACGACGAGTACATGGTGCTGGACCTTGAGAGCCCTGACGTCTATGCAGACGCCGAAGCTTTTTTCTCCAGGCTCACCGTCGAGAACGGCATGGAAGGCATCGTCATCAAGCCCGAGCTTGAGCATCCCGGCACGGTTCCGTATATGAAGGTGCGCAACGCCGGCTATCTGTCGATCATCTACGGCTACGATTACAGGTTTCCGCATAAATACGGCAAGTTGATCAAGCAGAAGAACATCGCGCCCAAGCTGCGGACCTCGATGAACGAACACCGGCTGGACAAGCAGATGCTGGCGATCAAGCTGGCGGATATCGAGCCGGAAAACGAGTCGTTTAATCAGATTGCAGCCAACCTGCTGTTCGAGGTGGCCAGGGAGAAGGAGATGGATCCGCGGCTTTAG
- a CDS encoding class I SAM-dependent methyltransferase, translating into MAIVQLKSSHPQFTFLIRKNPSTGMQLRQIRQGMAYGWYSDDSTYNVYFKDADNDISYKKQEDESFEYLNVSRYNTPLFPLNAINEFFAAPFKKHDDRDEEGCEHVFFINMIHVDRLRYIDFFEKHLTDYAFTLEHRAHKSYALTIATRKSLYGLLHVASVLCLFLSIFGDEQIDISDAVLDKYVPSLNVIDAPFFIRSLFARNFLHSRERFKKYKAVVERTDRYAIELGFGGTAMQRRSFIAGVLPFDKPILDIGCGEGFYAIPFASKLESAYYAVDIDEELLDTVARKAAAREVENIATFGSLDRFLETYNGEQVDVILTEVVEHMSLEEAAAFVRQIGTEIDFDRLIVTTPNADFNRYYELEGFRHDDHKWELGQTAFRQWFADTVQGLPLDCEFVEIGDRVDGVHTTQGVIVRRGEG; encoded by the coding sequence ATGGCCATCGTTCAACTCAAGTCGAGCCATCCGCAGTTTACGTTTCTAATCCGCAAAAATCCGTCTACCGGCATGCAGCTTCGGCAGATCCGCCAAGGCATGGCCTACGGCTGGTATTCGGACGATTCGACGTACAACGTTTACTTCAAGGACGCCGACAACGATATTTCGTATAAAAAGCAGGAGGACGAGAGCTTCGAGTACTTGAATGTCTCCAGGTACAACACGCCGCTGTTCCCGCTGAACGCGATCAACGAGTTTTTCGCGGCGCCGTTCAAAAAGCATGACGATCGGGACGAGGAAGGCTGCGAGCACGTCTTTTTCATCAACATGATTCACGTCGACCGGCTTCGCTACATTGATTTTTTTGAGAAGCACCTTACCGATTATGCCTTCACGCTGGAGCACCGGGCGCACAAAAGCTACGCGCTCACGATCGCCACGCGAAAAAGCCTGTACGGTCTGCTGCATGTTGCCAGTGTGCTGTGTCTGTTCCTGTCCATATTCGGAGACGAGCAGATCGACATCTCGGACGCCGTGCTCGACAAGTACGTTCCCAGCCTGAACGTCATCGATGCGCCGTTTTTCATTCGCAGCCTGTTTGCGAGAAACTTCCTCCATTCGCGGGAGCGGTTCAAGAAGTACAAGGCGGTCGTGGAGCGGACGGACCGATATGCCATCGAATTGGGGTTCGGCGGTACGGCCATGCAGCGGCGCAGCTTCATTGCGGGCGTGCTGCCTTTCGACAAACCGATTCTCGACATCGGCTGCGGCGAGGGCTTCTATGCGATTCCTTTTGCGAGCAAGCTGGAGAGCGCTTATTACGCGGTGGACATCGACGAAGAGCTGCTCGATACCGTCGCGAGAAAAGCGGCGGCCAGGGAGGTCGAGAATATCGCGACGTTCGGTTCGCTCGACCGCTTCCTCGAAACGTACAACGGCGAGCAGGTCGACGTCATCCTCACGGAGGTTGTCGAGCATATGAGCCTGGAGGAGGCGGCGGCATTTGTTCGGCAAATCGGCACCGAGATCGACTTTGACCGGTTGATCGTGACGACGCCGAACGCGGACTTCAACCGGTATTACGAGCTGGAAGGGTTCCGGCATGACGATCATAAGTGGGAATTGGGCCAGACGGCGTTCCGGCAATGGTTCGCGGATACGGTCCAAGGGCTGCCGCTCGATTGCGAGTTCGTGGAAATCGGAGATCGGGTGGACGGCGTTCATACGACACAGGGCGTTATCGTCCGGAGAGGGGAGGGGTAG